Genomic segment of Vibrio celticus:
AGACGAGCAAGTTGTTCGTGGCTTCCTAGGTCGTATGCTATTTGGTCAAGACGACATTAAGAAATCTGTAAAGGTTATCTCTGGTGGTGAACAAGGTCGTATGCTTCTTGGTAAGATCATGATGCATAAACCAAACATCCTTCTAATGGATGAGCCAACAAACCACATGGATATGGAATCTATCGAAGCGCTTAACTTGGCTCTTGAGAACTACAAAGGCACATTGTTCTTCGTATCTCACGACCGTGTATTCGTAGACTCGCTTGCAACTCGTATCCTTGAAATTAAAGATGGCAAGATCAACGACTTCCGCGGTACTTACGCTGAGTTCTTGAAAGCACGCGGCTAAGCTTTAAGTTAGCCTTAGTTTTCAACTCTATGCGTTGGAAATTAAGCTATAAATTGAAAATTAAAAATTAAAAACGCCGTCATACTGAAAAGCATGACGGCGTTTTTGTATCTAGCTAAGTTTCTATGTATTTATCCTTGATGGGTCACTAACTATTTACATCAGAACTTTACAATTAGAAGCGGTTAGTGAATCACCAATCAAACCTACGCTTTTTTCCGACTGCTGATTATTCACCTTTTACATCAAAGTCGATCTTGTCTGCACCCGTGAACACTTGGAAGCGTAAGCCTTTAGCGCGAGCAATTGTTGTGATGCCGAACTTCTGAGCCAAGTCTAAGCCCATTTGCGTCACGCCAGAACGTGATAGCAAAACAGGGATACCCATCTGAGCAACCTTAATCACCATCTCAGACGTTAAACGGCCTGTGGTATAGAAGATCTTATCTTCACCTGTCTCTTTGTTAAGCCACATCTCACCAGCCAACGTATCAACGGCATTGTGTCGGCCAACATCTTCAACAAACGATAGAACCTTGTCGTCTTTGCAAACCGCACAACCGTGCACCGCGCCTGCTTTCTTGTAGGTATCGTTGTAATGAGTCAACGCTTCAAGCGCTGTGTAGATTTCAGATTGCTTAATCTTGTTTTGAGGCACTTGGTAATCTTCCAACTGCTTCATCACGTTGCCATACATGGTGCCCTGACCGCAGCCAGAGGTTACTGTCTTCTTCTTAAGCGCTTGCTCAAGTTGGCTCGTATCTTCTTTGGTGATAACCGCAGCAGAGCTGGTTTCCCAATCGATGATGATAGATTCAACCGCTTCCGGATCAGAAAGGAAGCTTTGGTTTTTCAAATAGCCTAATACTAATGACTCAGGACGAGAACCCAATGTCATTAAGGTTACGATCTCTTTCCAGTTCAACATTACGGTAAGAGGGCGCTCACACGCGATCTGTTTTGTTAGCTTTTCGCCATATTCATCAAACACTTCAACTTCGATTGTCTGAAGTGGGTTCTCACTGGTTTTTATTATGTTTGGTTTTACCACAGTCATTTCCTACTTAATGAGATAGCGATTTTATGAGATAAGAAGTCAACAAGAGCAATAAGGCTCTCATTCATCAATGCGCTAGTTTGTTGGTTCGCTATAACCTAGATTTCGATTATCGTTCCGAACATGCCATAGCTCTGAGAATACATAGCTCTGTGAATAACATTAGCGAATTAGCTAAAGCAAATCTTATTCCAAAATAACGGGGATTGATGGAAACATGAAGCATTAGATTAAAATAGCGCAAAATATGAGAGTTCACTGGGTGGAGTTGTCTGAAATAACCAGTATCGGCTAACGTTATAGTGACAACTTGATAACGAACGCTATAGATACGCTCTCACAGTCAATCCGTATTGGCGTGTTTATTGCTTTATGGGGTGTATATGATTGCGCACAGTACAAAATGTCCTAAGTGCATTCAGACCAAAGAAAATCAATTGGGTGAAGTATGTCTGAGATAAAAGAATTCAAAGAACAATATGAAAAAACAGAAGCAGCTTGGCCAATCGGTGTCCAAAGAATAGAGAAAGAGATCAAAACAGGTATCTGGGTAACGACGCAATGGGAATTGACGGGGTTTGAACTGTCGCCAGAAGACGATGCCCAAGACGTTTGTTTGCTCCAACTACATAAAGACGAGCGTACAGACTATCGTTTCAACCTAAGCTCTCAGCAACCTAAGCTTTTCTTAGTGATGGATAATGTCGATTCTGGTATTAAGCCAATCATTCAGTTACTTACAGCATCACAAACCGTTGCAGGGCAATACATGGACGGTGACAACCAAGTCCTTTCATACGACATTCCATTGCCTGTACAAGCTTGGATGGAAGCATTCATCGGTCGTCATGGCGAGTTATTAGAAGCAAGACGTAAGAAACGTAAAGGCGCGGGTCGATCAAATGGCAACTAACTTTTTTAGCCGTTGGTCTCAACGAAAGCTTGATGAATCGACCGACCAACCATTAGAAGCGCAACAAACGCTTGAGGAAACTGAGCTTACTTCCGCAAAGACTTCGTCTGCTGCTTCATCTATAGACGCAGAAACATCAGAGTCATTAGAGCGTGAGACTTTAGAAAATGGTGCTTTAGATAATGAGTCTACAGAACACAATGAAGACGCTCACGCTGTCGATTCTCAAGCTATAGACTCTCAGGAGATAGCATCAGAAACGACTGAAGACTTGTCTGTTGCTCAATTATTGGTGTCTGAAGCATCAGAGAGCGTAAAAAAAGCGGCATTGCGTAAATTATTTCTCTCAGAAGAGTTCAACGTTCGTGATGGTTTAGATGATTACGACGACGATTACAGTAATTTGAAGTCTCTTTCTGAAGGGGTGGCGGAAACCTTGCGTGATTGGGTTAAAGACAAACCGGAAGAAGAAACTGCGCCAGAAGAAGAGCAACTTATTGATAATAAAGACGAAGGTGAAGTTTTAGAGAATTCTGAAAGCGATCTTGAGGGATCTGACAATGAACTTGAAACGTCAGAAAGTGCCGAAATAACCGAACAAGAAAAAGAACTGTATGAAAACACAGTGTCAGATAATAACGCTACAATGTCAGAAGAAGCTGACCTGAAAGAGATGGGACAAAATATACCACACAAAGAATAGGTACATTTTGACTAAACACTCAATGAACCGCTTGCGACAAAATGTCCCAAGCGGTTTTTTTATACGCACAATAAACGTTATAAAGGACTAAATTACTGATATATAAGGCATATTAAATTGGCATGGCATTTGCTAAATAACGTTCATTATCAACTTTTTTGTAGATAGACGAGTTCACGGTCTGACCAACGACACACTGGCTAAAGGGTTAGTTGTTAACGGATTACTCAGCAAGTTCTCTATCGCTTACTACAATGAAGGTTGAACAGATTATCCATGTCCAAAGATGGAACTGAGCAATGCTTAAACAATTATTAGAACAAGCAACTTCAAATAACGCTAAAGCAAGACTGTATGCATTTGAAAATACAGTTGAGTTAACAAATCTGATTCCACCTACTGTTAGCTACGAAAGCGGCGGTAATACACTTGTTATTGGTCCAACTGCGATCATTGAAAGTGCTGCGGCTCAATTACCTCAATTGACGAGCCTAACCTTATTGTCAACAGATGGCGAAAAGGGCACAAACCCAGAACTGTACTTCGCGAATTCGGTTCAAGTATCCGGTTTCCTTGGCACGTTTGAAGTTGTGATCGAAAACAAAGGCACATCAAGCAACCTAGCGAAAGTCGCGATTAATCACGATTGTTTCGATGTTGTTTTAGACCTATGTCTGAATAGCTGCATGGCAGAAGAAGTACCTGTACCGGGTTATTACCCAGTAGGCCGCGGCTATCCAAAGC
This window contains:
- a CDS encoding DUF3305 domain-containing protein, encoding MSEIKEFKEQYEKTEAAWPIGVQRIEKEIKTGIWVTTQWELTGFELSPEDDAQDVCLLQLHKDERTDYRFNLSSQQPKLFLVMDNVDSGIKPIIQLLTASQTVAGQYMDGDNQVLSYDIPLPVQAWMEAFIGRHGELLEARRKKRKGAGRSNGN
- a CDS encoding DUF3306 domain-containing protein; amino-acid sequence: MATNFFSRWSQRKLDESTDQPLEAQQTLEETELTSAKTSSAASSIDAETSESLERETLENGALDNESTEHNEDAHAVDSQAIDSQEIASETTEDLSVAQLLVSEASESVKKAALRKLFLSEEFNVRDGLDDYDDDYSNLKSLSEGVAETLRDWVKDKPEEETAPEEEQLIDNKDEGEVLENSESDLEGSDNELETSESAEITEQEKELYENTVSDNNATMSEEADLKEMGQNIPHKE
- a CDS encoding formate dehydrogenase accessory sulfurtransferase FdhD, with product MVKPNIIKTSENPLQTIEVEVFDEYGEKLTKQIACERPLTVMLNWKEIVTLMTLGSRPESLVLGYLKNQSFLSDPEAVESIIIDWETSSAAVITKEDTSQLEQALKKKTVTSGCGQGTMYGNVMKQLEDYQVPQNKIKQSEIYTALEALTHYNDTYKKAGAVHGCAVCKDDKVLSFVEDVGRHNAVDTLAGEMWLNKETGEDKIFYTTGRLTSEMVIKVAQMGIPVLLSRSGVTQMGLDLAQKFGITTIARAKGLRFQVFTGADKIDFDVKGE